The DNA sequence CGGTCTAACAGGTGGCGAAACGTCGGTAGACGAGTCATGAGAAAGGCGATTAACAACAGCAGGCCAAGTCGTTCAAACAGTTGAATCGTCAATACTTCCATCCTGTCACCTCTTTGTTCAGGTCCGGCGGGTACATCCCCGTTTGCCCCTGCAGCGCCAACGTGTCAAAGTGTGCTTCGTCCACTTGGCCGCGGGACAGCCACGCCCCGAGGGCGGCGCCGAGAAAACCGCAGGGGATGGCGACGATGCCGGGGTTGTACAACGGAATCTTCCCGAGTAAGTGTGGCCCGTACAGGACAAAAAGTAAGGAGACGCACAGCCCGCTCAGCATGCCCGTGACGACGCCGGTAGCGGTAAAACGCTTCCAGTAAAAGGTCATTAACAATACCGGTAAGTTCGTCGAGGCGGCGACGACGAATGTTAGCCCGACGAGAAAGGCGACGTTCACACTTTCTAGCCCGAGCGAAAGTACCGTTGACACAAAACCGATCGTCACTGCGGTCAGCTTAGCTACCCGCAGTTGCTCGCGTTCTGTGGCGGAACCGTTTTTCAGGACGCAATTGTACACATCGTGTGCAAACGACGACGTCGCCGATAGGAGTAGCCCTGTGACGACTGCTAAAATCGTCGTAAACGCCACGGCGGCGATAAAGGCCATCAGGAAGTCGCCACCGACCGTTAACGCGAGTAGGGGGGCGGTTAAGTTGCCCGTCGGGTCGACGGAGACGATCTGTTGCCAACCGACGAGTGCGACCGCGCCAAAACCTAAAAGGAGCGTGAGCAAGTAAAAAGAACCGATAATGCCGATCGCCGTGACGACTGACTGCCGCACGGCCGGGGCGTCTTTAACCGTAAAAAAGCGGATGAGGATGTGTGGTAAGCCTGCCGTACCTAAAATGAGTGCCAAGCTTAACGAAAACGCTTCGAGTGGATCGGTAAATAAGTTTCCCGGGTAAAAAAAATGGTCCTTAAGCGGGGTCCCCCGACTGACCGTTTCTAACAGCGACGGCAAGTGCCACTGGAAGCGGGCGAGGACGATGAGTGTCAGTAGCAGGGTACCTGCCATGAGTAGCACCGTTTTCACGATTTGCACCCACGATGTGGCAATCATGCCCCCAAAGACGACATACACCGTCATGAGGCTGCCGATGACGAATACGGAAGCCGCGTAGTCGGTCCCTAACAAGAGCCGGATGAGTAGCCCCGAGGCGACGAGTTGCGGGATAATATAGAGGATCGTAATAATTAACGTACTCGACGCAATGAAGAGGCGCATTTTTTTGCCGGGAAAGCGACGGGCGATCACATCGCCGAGCGTAAACTGTCCTAAGTTGCGGACCGGTTCAGCGATGACGAATAATAGTAACAAATACGAGACGAGGAAACCAATCGAATAAAGGAAACCGTCGAAACCTCGCAAGGCAATTGCCCCCGTCGTCCCTAAAAAGGAGGCGGCGCTCATATAGTCGCCAGAGATGGCTAACCCGTTTTGAAAACCGGTTAATTGCCCTGCGGCCGAATAGTATTGGTGTGTCGTCGTCCCCCGTTTGGCTGCCCAATGAGTAATAATGAGCGTACCGGACAAAATTGCTAGAAAAAAGATGAAGTAAGTGAAGTTCATCGCCCGCCTCCTCAAGCGTATGTTTATCGGATCGGCTCTTCCAACGTACCCGAGAAACGACCGCGAAACGCGTTTAGCTCAACTATCTTCCTTCTTGTCACGTAGGAGGGTACGGATCCGCCAATCAAACCGTTTCGCCACGCGCACGTAAATGAGCGCAAGTGCCCCCGTCATCACGAATTGCGCAAAGGCGAACAACCATCCGACATTTAAAAAGACGAGGACGGGTGTACTTACCACCCGCGGAAAAAAGGTAATAGAAAGCGGTAACAATAAGTAGAAACAAATAAAAAATGCGCACGACACCCATATAAACTGCTGTTTTTGTTGCAGTAGCCGCCTTAGTGCCGCATCCGTTGCCGCCTGCTGCTGCATGGGAAGCCCACCTTCGTAAAAGCATACTTATTTGTTGCTTATATTACAACAACTATACCATTATTACCAACTCTATTTTTTAACAGGGGGAGTTCGCGATTTTGCCACACGTGTGCGTTTGTCAATTTGCACAAAACTGTGCTATCCTTGCATAAGGTTATCTTTGCAAACGCCCTCGTTTAAGGATGAGGTTACTTGAACCCTCAGTGTGCTAAAGTGTCATAGAAGGAGTTATTTTAGAATGAAGAATAGAAGGTTCCGCTATTGGTTGCGCACGAGTATTCTTACCGTAGTAGTTGTGTTACTCGGTTTTACCCTCTATAAAACATTTGTTAGCAGCAGCGAAAAAGTACTGCACGAAGGTGAACAAGCTGCTGACTTTACCTTGGAATCCCTTGAAGGTAAAAAGGTGCGACTGTCGGAGGAGCTGCAAGGGAAGGCCGTCATGCTCAACTTTTGGGGGACGTGGTGCGTGCCGTGTAAAACGGAAATGCCCGCCATCGAACGGCGCTATCAAAAATATAAGGACCAAGGCTTTACGGTGTTAGCAATCAACGCCGCCGGCGAATCGAAGCTCGCTGTGCACAGCTTTGTCGAAGACTATGAACTGACGTTTCCCGTGTTGCTCGATCCGGAGAAAGAAGTGACGCGAGACTTGTACAAAGTGATCCCGCTGCCGACGTCCGTGTTCATTAAGCCGGACGGCACAATACACAAAATCGCGCAGTATGAACTTAACGATACTTCCTTGGAGACGTTCATTAAAGAAATAATGCCATAACTACCACTTACTTCGTCAGCCGTTTGACGACTTCCATCAGTTCGGCGATCGCTTCTTCCGCGCCGTTCGTCTGCACGGCGCGGCTGACGCAGTGGCGGGTATGGTCTTCCATTAAGGCGATGGCGACAGCGTTCATCGCCGACTTCACAGCAGCAACTTGAAATAAAATGTCGACACAGTAGCGATCTTCTTCGATCATACGTTGAATGCCTCGCACCTGGCCTTCAATGCGCTTTAAGCGGTTCTGTAATTTTTCTTTGTTCGGTTGGACGACTTTTTTATTATTGTGTGTCACGAGCATGCCTCACTTTCTCGTTAAAAATACGTATACCGGGTATTTGACCTATCAATATTTTAGCAATGCCGAATACGTTCGTCAACCAGTTGGACAGGTCACCGCCGACCGCGAAGGACGAGCTATTGGCGAACGGAATGGGTAAAAAAAGCCACCCTAGAGCGAATGGCTCGGGTGGCTTTTTTAATGGGGCGCAGCGGGCACGATACAGGGAAGTCGCCATGACGCGTCGCCACGCTTGGTTTAACTTTCCTTAGTCACGCGTTAAGCGTTTTTTAGGAAGTTGCGTAAGACGAGTTGCAAGATGCCGCCATTGCGGTAGTAGTCGATTTCGACTTGGCTGTCGAGACGAGCGAGTACGTCGAATGCGAAGGTGGAACCGTCCGCTTTCGTCGCCTTCACTTTTAGCGTCGCGCCAGGCTGAATATCGTCGCTCAAGCCGACGATATCAAACGTTTCTTCGCCCGTAATACCGAGGTTTTTCCAGCTGTCCGCGTCGGCGAACTGCAGCGGCAGTACACCCATGCCGACGAGGTTGCTGCGGTGGATCCGTTCGAAGCTTTCGGCGATGACCGCTTTTACCCCGAGCAAGTTCGTACCTTTGGCTGCCCAGTCGCGCGAGCTACCGGTGCCGTACTCTTTACCGGCAAAGACGACGAGCGGTTGCTCCGCTTCTCCGTACTTCATGGCCGCATCGTAAATCGGCATCACTTCGCCGTCTGCCAAGTACTTCGTCACGCCGCCTTCCGTGCCCGGAGCCATTTGGTTGCGGATGCGGATGTTGGCGAACGTGCCGCGCATCATCACTTCGTGGTTACCGCGGCGGGAACCGTAAGAGTTGAAGTCTTTCAGCGCAACTCCGTGATCGAGTAAATATTTTCCTGCCGGGCTATTCTTGGCGATCGCACCAGCGGGGGAGATATGGTCCGTCGTCACCGAATCGCCGAGCAGCGCTAACACTTTTGCCTCAATAATATCATCGATCGTTCCTGCTTCGGCTGCGAGACCTTGGAAGAAGGGCGGCTCTTGAATGTACGTCGAGTCTGCATCCCATTCGTACAGTTCGCCTTGCGGTACTTCCATGGCGTTCCATTGTTCGTTGCTGTCAAATACGCGGGCGTATTCTTCTTTAAACGCTTCTGGTGTCACCGCTTGCGCAATCGCGTCTTCCACTTCTTGCGACGACGGCCAAATGTCGTGCAAATAAACCGGTTGGCCTTTGTCGTCGTGGCCGAGCGGGTCGTTCTTCAGGTCGATGTTCACTGTACCCGCGAGTGCGTAAGCGATGACGAGTGGCGGTGAGGCCAAGTAGTTCGCCTTCACGAGCGGGTGGATGCGTCCTTCGAAGTTACGGTTACCGCTTAGGACGGAAGCGACGGTTAAGTTGTTTTCGTCAATCGCTTTTTCAAACTCGTCCTTCAGCGGGCCGCTGTTGCCGATACACGTCGTGCAGCCATAACCGACGAGGCTAAAGCCGAGCTGTTCCAGTGCAGGCATTAAGCCAGCTTTCTCCAAGTATTGTGTGACGACTTTGGAACCAGGAGCTAAGCTCGTTTTGACGAACGCCGGTGTTTTTAGTCCGCGTTCGACTGCTTTTTTCGCCACGAGGCCTGCGCCGATCATGACCGACGGGTTCGACGTGTTCGTACAACTCGTAATCGCGGCAATCGCTACGGCACCCGTGCCCATTTCCGTCTTCGTCCCGTCGGCGAGAGTTACGTCTACTTTTCGGTCTAACTCTGCGGCAGGAAGGCCAAAACCGCCTTTGTCGACAGGTGTTTGAATGACTTGTTGGAACGCTTGTTGCATGTTTGTCAGTTCGATGCGGTCTTGCGGGCGCTTCGGACCTGCAAGCGACGGGGTGACCGTGCTGAGATCCAACTCGATCGTATCGGTAAATTCGAGTTCCGGTGTGTCTGCCGTACGGAACAGACCTTGTGCTTTCAAATATTTTTCAACGCGCTCGATTTGTTCTTCGTCGCGTCCGGTTAACCGCAAGTATTTGAGCGTTTCGTCGTCGACGGGGAAGAAGCCCATCGTCGCACCGTATTCTGGCGCCATGTTCGCCACCGTCGCGCGGTCTGCGAGACTGATGTTGTCCAAACCTGAACCGTAAAACTCGACGAATTTACCGACGACGCCTTTTTTGCGCAACATGTTCGTGACGGTTAACGCCAAGTCCGTCGCGGTTGCCCCTTCGGCGAGCTTTCCGGTTAATTTGAAGCCGATCACTTCCGGTTCCAACATGTAGAGTGGTTGTCCGAGCATACCAGCTTCTGCTTCGATTCCACCGACGCCCCAGCCGACGACTCCGATGCCGTTAATCATCGTCGTGTGCGAGTCTGTACCGACGAGCGAATCGGGGAACAGGTACGTTTCGCCGTCTACTTGTTTTTGCTGCACGACGCTTGCCAAGTACTCCAAGTTTACTTGGTGTACAATCCCGGTTGCAGGAGGGACAACTTGGAAGTTTTCGAATGCCTGTTCCGCCCACTTCAGTAAGCGGTAGCGTTCCGCGTTTCGTTCAAACTCCAAGTTCATGTTAAACTCCAGTGCTTCCTTCGACGCGTAGCGGTCGACTTGTACCGAGTGGTCTATGACGAGGTCGACCGGTACGAGCGGGTTAATGCGATCCGGGTTGCCGTTCATGCGCTGGATCGCGCTGCGCAGGGCGGCTAAGTCGACGACAGCGGGGACGCCGGTAAAGTCTTGGAGGACGATCCGTGCCGGTTTGAAAGGAACTTCCTTCTTGGCCGGTGCTTTGGCGTTCCAGTTAGCCAACTGTTTCACGTGTTCGTCTGTGATCGCGCGCCCGTCCCACTGCCTGAGGACAGCTTCGAGCAGCACGCGAATCGAGAAGGGGAGGCGCGAGATGTTGGCGATCCCTTGCTCTTCCAGTGCTTGCAAACGGTGATAGTAGTACGTTTTGTTGCCGATTGTTAGCGGCGTCTTTGTTTGAAATGGATGTTGATTAGTCAAGTTTGCTTCACCTCACAAATAATCTCCTCAATACTTTATTTTACCACGCCATTTAATACTCTACCACTTTTTGCGCTTTTTGGGTATGGGCTAGTCGTCGTTCACGTTTTTCGCCTTTACTTTTGATAAGCGGCGCCACCACTGCCACGCGAGTAGGGAGATGGCGACTAAGGCGATCACAACCCATAGCGAGTTATAAACGACGGCGGTGAAGGCGCGCCAATGTTGTCCCAAAAAAACCCCCAGCGTTAAAAAGGTCGCGACCCAAATGAAGCCTCCCGGAATCGCGTACAGGAGGAACGTGCCGAACGACCATTTGCTAATCGCCGCCAAATAGGCCGTCACATGGCGAAAACCGGGAAAAAAATAACCGACAGTGACGGTCATTTTCCCGAAACGGTGGAACCACGCTTCCATTTTATGTAACTTTTCCGGGGTTATATGTACCTTTTTTCCATACTTAACTAAAAAGGGCAATCCGAGCTTACGCCCGACAAAAAAACTGACGGACATACCCGTAATGCTCCCTAAAAAAGCGATAATCAGAGTGTATAAGTATTGAAAACTGCCTTTTGAAACTAGGAATCCCGCAAACGCCATCAACACTTCGTCTGGTATGGGAATGCCTATAATGCCGAGCATGAGTGCTAAATATATGCCGACATACCCGTACTGGGCGATGTATTGTAGAATAGTATCTTCCAAAAGCGGGTTCCTCCTTAAAAATGCACACAAAAACTCGTCCAGTTCAGCTAGGTGGCTCACGGCTCCCGGTTGCCTGTCGTTGTTGGCCGAGTATATACAGTGTAAAATAACGGTGACACCATTGCAAACCGAGAGAGGAAGGATCATTATGCCTATCAAACGACAATCATTCGTTCTCGGACCGGTTATGACGAACGCGTACGTGTTGTGGAACGAGGAGACGTCACACGGTATCGTCGTCGATCCCGGCAGCAACCCCGCGCCACTGACGGCGGCGATTAACGATAAGGGGCTGACGATTGAAGCGATTTTACTGACGCACGCGCATTTTGACCATATCGGTGGCGTCGAGGAGGTGCGTAAGCTAACCGGGGCGCCAGTGTACGTGCACGAGAACGAAGCGGACTGGTTGACAGACCCTCGTGCGAACGGCTCGCTGCGCTTCGGTATCGGAGACATTCGCACTGCGGCAGCGGAAAAGACGCTATCCGGGGGCGAGACGCTAATACTCTGCGGGAAGAAGTGTCAAGTCATTTTTACTCCCGGACATTCGCCCGGGAGTGTGAGTTACTATTTTGCCGACGAAGAGTTGCTGCTCAGTGGCGACGTATTATTCCAAGGTTCGATCGGCCGAACCGACTTGACCGGCGGCGACTATGCGACGCTTATGGCCAGTATCGACACGCTGCTCGAACTGCCCGCCGAGACGCGAGTATGCGCCGGGCACGGTCCAGAGACGACGTTAGCGCGGGAGCAGCAAAGCAATCCGTTCATTAGCGGGCGGTAACAGCGTGTCCAAAGGCACAAATGAACAGGTGGTGACAGGCGGCTCCCTGCCATTTTATTAGCAGCGGTAACGGTCTAACCGTTAACTTGGGTGACTTACATCGGTGCTGCAGATTGACTATCGTCTTTGTCAAAAGAAAGGTCCACTTGTTCGCGCTGCGGCTTAGTTTCGCCGACAGGTACGGCGTTCTTGTTCGTTTTTACCGACTGTACGAATTGTTCGTGCCAGCGGGAAAAAATGTAGAGTGCCCAAATCTTGCGGCTGTGGTCGAACTTGCCGGCTTTATGCTCGTCGAGAAGACGGGTGGCGGCGCTTTGGTCGATCCACGTCGCAATGGCGGTACTCGCGAGGACGTCGCGGACCGGTTCGTAGAGCGGACCGGTCAACCATTTTTTCAGGGGTACCGGGAAACCGAGTTTCGGGCGGTTCACGACGGAATCGGGAATGATCCCTTTCATCGCCTCGCGCAGCACGTACTTCGTCGTATGTTTCGTCACACGCATATGGGCCGGGATTTTCGCAGCAAACTCTGCGATTTTCACGTCTAAGATCGGCATGCGTACTTCTAGCGAATGGGCCATACTCATTTTGTCCGCCTTGAGCAAAATGTTGCCCGGCATCCAGTGCATAATGTCCGTATACTGCATTTGGCTGAGTGGGTCCCACGTCTTACTTTCTTCGTACGCCCCGGCGACGACGTCAAACGGCGTGCGGTAATGGGCGAGCGTTTCGCCGGACAGCGAGACGATACGCCGTTTTTCTGCCTCGTCAAATAAAAAGGCATTCCCGACGAAGCGCTCGTTCAGCGGCGTATTCGCTCGCAGCAAGTAACTGCGTCCGTACATACCGACAGGTAGTTTAGCGGCGAAGCCGCGGATCACTTTTTTTAAACCGGCGGGGACGTGGCGGAATGGGGCAATCGCCCGCGTTTCGCCGTAAATCGGGTAACCGCCGAACAGTTCGTCCGCTCCTTCGCCTGAGAGCGCCATTGTGACGTGTTCCCGTGCGAGTTGCATTAAGTAGTACAACGGGATGGCAGACGGGTCGGCCATAGGCTCGTCCATATGTCTGACGACGTGCGGAATGGCGGCTAAGTAATCGTCAGCCGTCAGCGCGCGCGAGAAAAAGTTGATCCCGATTTCGTCGGCTGTCTGTTTTGCATGCTCGACTTCGTTCACCGGGTAATCGGCAAACCCGACACTGAACGAAGAGAGCGGTTTGGCGCTTTTGGCGGCGACGAGGCTCGTTACGGCGGTCGAGTCGATGCCGCTCGAAAGAAACGTGCCGTACGGTACGTCGCATTGTAAATGTAGGTCGACCGACTCGCGAAACTGTTCGCGCAGCTCTTCGATAAACGAGTCGAGCGAGCGATTTTCTTCTGGCTCGAACGACAGCTGCCAATAGCGCTCGATGTGGCACTCGCCGTTTGCCGCTACCGTCATGCAGTGTGCGGGGAGCAGTTTATGGATGTTTTGGAACATGGTCATTTCTTGTGGCGGGTACTGAAACGTTAAGTAATTTAGGAAAGCCGTTGAATCAACGGACGCATTGACCGCGCCACTGGCCAATAGTGCTTTAATTTCCGAGGAGAAAACGAACGAGTTTTTTTGTTTTGTGTAATAAAAAGGTTTCATGCCAAAGTGATCGCGGGCGCAAAACAGTTCTTGCCGCTTCCGATCCCAAATTGCGAAAGCGAACATCCCGCGAAATTTTTGCACACACGCCTTGCCCCATTCTTCGTAGGCGTGGACGATCACTTCGCTATCTGTTTTCGTGTAAAACGTATGTCCGCGCGCCGTTAGTTCGTCTAGCAGTTCGCGGTAGTTGTATATTTCACCGTTAAAAATTAACCAACACGTTTTATCTTCATTGTGCAGCGGTTGGCGACCCGTCTCTAAATCGATCATCGCGAGGCGGCGGAAGCCGAGGGCTAGTCGCTCTTCTTCGTGCACGCCGTCACTATCTGGGCCACGGTGCGCGATCGCTTCGTTCATCTGCCGAATGCGACCTAGTTCTATCGGACTGTCATCCCAAGTTAAAATACCGTTGATTCCACACATGTGTCAACTATCCTCTCCCAAGTGGTCTAACGATGCGGTGTTCAGCTTTATTTGTATTTTAAGCCATTCTTGCCATCCGTATAAGGGGTGCACGGAAAAAACACCGTTACATTGTACCAGAATTACGGTACCTGTGGTACGTAGCATGCAAGATAAAGGTGAGGCATGCTTTTTTCATTCGGCTACGGTACAATGAGTGCGAGTAAGTAAACCGCCAACAACGCAATCATGCGATGACGAGGAGGAGGTCACTTGACGACGGCTACACCGCTAGCAAAGTGGATTCGCGCGCAGTTACAGAACCGCGCGAGTAAGCGCGTCACCTTCGC is a window from the Numidum massiliense genome containing:
- a CDS encoding DedA family protein, whose translation is MEDTILQYIAQYGYVGIYLALMLGIIGIPIPDEVLMAFAGFLVSKGSFQYLYTLIIAFLGSITGMSVSFFVGRKLGLPFLVKYGKKVHITPEKLHKMEAWFHRFGKMTVTVGYFFPGFRHVTAYLAAISKWSFGTFLLYAIPGGFIWVATFLTLGVFLGQHWRAFTAVVYNSLWVVIALVAISLLAWQWWRRLSKVKAKNVNDD
- the acnA gene encoding aconitate hydratase AcnA, whose product is MTNQHPFQTKTPLTIGNKTYYYHRLQALEEQGIANISRLPFSIRVLLEAVLRQWDGRAITDEHVKQLANWNAKAPAKKEVPFKPARIVLQDFTGVPAVVDLAALRSAIQRMNGNPDRINPLVPVDLVIDHSVQVDRYASKEALEFNMNLEFERNAERYRLLKWAEQAFENFQVVPPATGIVHQVNLEYLASVVQQKQVDGETYLFPDSLVGTDSHTTMINGIGVVGWGVGGIEAEAGMLGQPLYMLEPEVIGFKLTGKLAEGATATDLALTVTNMLRKKGVVGKFVEFYGSGLDNISLADRATVANMAPEYGATMGFFPVDDETLKYLRLTGRDEEQIERVEKYLKAQGLFRTADTPELEFTDTIELDLSTVTPSLAGPKRPQDRIELTNMQQAFQQVIQTPVDKGGFGLPAAELDRKVDVTLADGTKTEMGTGAVAIAAITSCTNTSNPSVMIGAGLVAKKAVERGLKTPAFVKTSLAPGSKVVTQYLEKAGLMPALEQLGFSLVGYGCTTCIGNSGPLKDEFEKAIDENNLTVASVLSGNRNFEGRIHPLVKANYLASPPLVIAYALAGTVNIDLKNDPLGHDDKGQPVYLHDIWPSSQEVEDAIAQAVTPEAFKEEYARVFDSNEQWNAMEVPQGELYEWDADSTYIQEPPFFQGLAAEAGTIDDIIEAKVLALLGDSVTTDHISPAGAIAKNSPAGKYLLDHGVALKDFNSYGSRRGNHEVMMRGTFANIRIRNQMAPGTEGGVTKYLADGEVMPIYDAAMKYGEAEQPLVVFAGKEYGTGSSRDWAAKGTNLLGVKAVIAESFERIHRSNLVGMGVLPLQFADADSWKNLGITGEETFDIVGLSDDIQPGATLKVKATKADGSTFAFDVLARLDSQVEIDYYRNGGILQLVLRNFLKNA
- a CDS encoding DUF485 domain-containing protein, which codes for MQQQAATDAALRRLLQQKQQFIWVSCAFFICFYLLLPLSITFFPRVVSTPVLVFLNVGWLFAFAQFVMTGALALIYVRVAKRFDWRIRTLLRDKKEDS
- a CDS encoding MBL fold metallo-hydrolase — translated: MPIKRQSFVLGPVMTNAYVLWNEETSHGIVVDPGSNPAPLTAAINDKGLTIEAILLTHAHFDHIGGVEEVRKLTGAPVYVHENEADWLTDPRANGSLRFGIGDIRTAAAEKTLSGGETLILCGKKCQVIFTPGHSPGSVSYYFADEELLLSGDVLFQGSIGRTDLTGGDYATLMASIDTLLELPAETRVCAGHGPETTLAREQQSNPFISGR
- the resA gene encoding thiol-disulfide oxidoreductase ResA encodes the protein MKNRRFRYWLRTSILTVVVVLLGFTLYKTFVSSSEKVLHEGEQAADFTLESLEGKKVRLSEELQGKAVMLNFWGTWCVPCKTEMPAIERRYQKYKDQGFTVLAINAAGESKLAVHSFVEDYELTFPVLLDPEKEVTRDLYKVIPLPTSVFIKPDGTIHKIAQYELNDTSLETFIKEIMP
- the asnB gene encoding asparagine synthase (glutamine-hydrolyzing), with the protein product MCGINGILTWDDSPIELGRIRQMNEAIAHRGPDSDGVHEEERLALGFRRLAMIDLETGRQPLHNEDKTCWLIFNGEIYNYRELLDELTARGHTFYTKTDSEVIVHAYEEWGKACVQKFRGMFAFAIWDRKRQELFCARDHFGMKPFYYTKQKNSFVFSSEIKALLASGAVNASVDSTAFLNYLTFQYPPQEMTMFQNIHKLLPAHCMTVAANGECHIERYWQLSFEPEENRSLDSFIEELREQFRESVDLHLQCDVPYGTFLSSGIDSTAVTSLVAAKSAKPLSSFSVGFADYPVNEVEHAKQTADEIGINFFSRALTADDYLAAIPHVVRHMDEPMADPSAIPLYYLMQLAREHVTMALSGEGADELFGGYPIYGETRAIAPFRHVPAGLKKVIRGFAAKLPVGMYGRSYLLRANTPLNERFVGNAFLFDEAEKRRIVSLSGETLAHYRTPFDVVAGAYEESKTWDPLSQMQYTDIMHWMPGNILLKADKMSMAHSLEVRMPILDVKIAEFAAKIPAHMRVTKHTTKYVLREAMKGIIPDSVVNRPKLGFPVPLKKWLTGPLYEPVRDVLASTAIATWIDQSAATRLLDEHKAGKFDHSRKIWALYIFSRWHEQFVQSVKTNKNAVPVGETKPQREQVDLSFDKDDSQSAAPM
- a CDS encoding solute symporter family protein, with protein sequence MNFTYFIFFLAILSGTLIITHWAAKRGTTTHQYYSAAGQLTGFQNGLAISGDYMSAASFLGTTGAIALRGFDGFLYSIGFLVSYLLLLFVIAEPVRNLGQFTLGDVIARRFPGKKMRLFIASSTLIITILYIIPQLVASGLLIRLLLGTDYAASVFVIGSLMTVYVVFGGMIATSWVQIVKTVLLMAGTLLLTLIVLARFQWHLPSLLETVSRGTPLKDHFFYPGNLFTDPLEAFSLSLALILGTAGLPHILIRFFTVKDAPAVRQSVVTAIGIIGSFYLLTLLLGFGAVALVGWQQIVSVDPTGNLTAPLLALTVGGDFLMAFIAAVAFTTILAVVTGLLLSATSSFAHDVYNCVLKNGSATEREQLRVAKLTAVTIGFVSTVLSLGLESVNVAFLVGLTFVVAASTNLPVLLMTFYWKRFTATGVVTGMLSGLCVSLLFVLYGPHLLGKIPLYNPGIVAIPCGFLGAALGAWLSRGQVDEAHFDTLALQGQTGMYPPDLNKEVTGWKY
- a CDS encoding metal-sensitive transcriptional regulator, producing MLVTHNNKKVVQPNKEKLQNRLKRIEGQVRGIQRMIEEDRYCVDILFQVAAVKSAMNAVAIALMEDHTRHCVSRAVQTNGAEEAIAELMEVVKRLTK